One genomic segment of Nocardia sp. XZ_19_385 includes these proteins:
- the argF gene encoding ornithine carbamoyltransferase has protein sequence MTELRHFLRDDDVTPVEQAEILALAAELKKSPFAHRPLDGPRGVGVIFEKNSTRTRFSFEVGIAQLGGHAVVVDGRDTQLGREETLADTGRVLSRYVDAIVWRTFEQARLDEMAPAATVPVVNALSNEFHPCQVLADLMTLKEQKGDLAGRNLTYFGDGANNMAHSLLLGGVTAGLNVTIAAPAGFEPLPWILEAARKRAAETGATITLTGDPDAAAEGADALVTDCWTSMGQENDGLDRVGPFRPFQLNADLVARAQSDVAVLHCLPAHRGEEITDEVIDGPHSVVWDEAENRLHAQKALLVWLLAKRGDAR, from the coding sequence ATGACCGAGCTCAGGCATTTCCTACGGGATGACGATGTCACCCCCGTCGAGCAGGCCGAGATCCTCGCCCTCGCAGCCGAACTGAAGAAGTCGCCGTTCGCGCACCGTCCACTGGACGGGCCGCGCGGCGTGGGTGTGATCTTCGAGAAGAACTCCACCCGCACCCGGTTCTCCTTCGAGGTCGGCATCGCCCAGCTCGGCGGCCACGCCGTCGTCGTCGACGGGCGCGACACCCAGCTGGGCCGCGAGGAAACCCTCGCCGACACCGGCCGTGTGCTCTCCCGCTACGTCGACGCCATCGTCTGGCGCACCTTCGAACAGGCGCGCCTGGACGAAATGGCCCCGGCCGCAACGGTTCCCGTGGTGAACGCGCTGTCCAACGAGTTCCATCCGTGTCAGGTGCTGGCCGACCTGATGACGCTGAAGGAGCAAAAGGGCGACCTCGCGGGCCGCAACCTCACCTACTTCGGCGACGGCGCCAACAACATGGCGCACTCGCTGCTGCTCGGCGGCGTCACCGCGGGCTTGAACGTAACCATCGCCGCCCCAGCGGGTTTCGAACCGCTGCCGTGGATCCTGGAGGCCGCCCGCAAGCGCGCCGCCGAGACCGGCGCGACCATCACCCTCACCGGTGACCCGGACGCCGCCGCCGAAGGGGCCGACGCGCTGGTCACCGACTGCTGGACCTCGATGGGGCAGGAAAACGACGGCCTGGACCGCGTCGGCCCGTTCCGCCCGTTCCAGCTCAACGCCGACCTGGTCGCCCGGGCGCAGTCGGATGTCGCTGTGCTGCACTGTCTTCCGGCGCACCGCGGCGAGGAGATCACCGACGAGGTGATCGACGGGCCGCACAGCGTCGTCTGGGACGAAGCCGAGAACCGCCTGCACGCGCAGAAGGCGCTGCTGGTCTGGCTGCTGGCGAAACGCGGTGATGCGCGTTGA
- a CDS encoding arginine repressor — MTIARTRAGRQSRIIELLSAHAVRSQTELASLLSAEGIETTQATLSRDLDELGAVKLRAADGGAGVYVVPEDGSPVRGVTGGTDRLSKLLGDLLVSTDSSGNIAVLRTPPGAAHFLASALDRASLPFIVGTIAGDDTIAVIAREPLTGAELAAKIEELA, encoded by the coding sequence TTGACCATCGCCCGCACCCGCGCCGGACGGCAGTCCCGCATCATCGAACTGCTGTCCGCGCACGCGGTCCGCAGCCAGACCGAACTGGCGTCGCTGCTGTCCGCCGAAGGCATCGAGACCACCCAGGCCACCCTGTCGCGTGACCTGGACGAACTCGGCGCCGTAAAACTTCGCGCGGCCGACGGCGGCGCGGGCGTCTACGTGGTCCCAGAGGACGGCAGCCCCGTCCGCGGCGTCACCGGCGGCACCGACCGCCTCTCGAAACTGCTGGGCGACCTGCTGGTCTCCACGGACTCCTCCGGCAACATCGCAGTCCTGCGCACCCCGCCCGGCGCCGCCCACTTCTTGGCCAGCGCCCTGGACCGCGCCTCCCTGCCGTTCATCGTCGGCACCATCGCCGGCGACGACACCATCGCCGTCATCGCCCGCGAACCCCTGACCGGCGCCGAGCTGGCCGCCAAGATCGAGGAACTCGCGTAG
- the argC gene encoding N-acetyl-gamma-glutamyl-phosphate reductase, with protein sequence MADSSGGSVIRVAVAGASGYAGGEVLRLLLAHPRYRDGRLEIGALTAGSNAGTTLGAHQPHLLPLADRVLGPTTVEELAGHDVVFLGLPHGQSAVIAEALPESTVIIDCGADFRLRDAAAWGKYYGSAHAGTWPYGLPELPGGRESLRGAKRIAVPGCYPTVSSVALAPAIAAGIIEPSVHVVAVSGTSGAGRKLDVSLLGSEVMGSVRAYSIAGAHRHTPEIAQNLKAAGGQDVAVSFTPVLAPMPRGILATCTARTTVDAAEARAVYEKAYADEPFVHLLPEGVLPQTGSVLGSNAITLQVAVDADAGLLVVVGAIDNLTKGTAGAAVQSMNLALGFEETEGLSTVGVAP encoded by the coding sequence ATGGCTGATTCCTCTGGTGGATCCGTAATAAGGGTCGCCGTCGCGGGTGCGAGCGGATACGCGGGCGGTGAAGTACTCCGACTACTCCTGGCGCATCCCCGATACCGAGACGGGCGCCTCGAGATCGGGGCGCTGACCGCGGGGTCGAACGCCGGAACCACGCTGGGCGCGCACCAGCCGCATCTGCTGCCACTGGCCGACCGCGTGCTCGGCCCGACCACCGTCGAGGAACTCGCCGGGCACGACGTGGTCTTCCTGGGACTGCCGCACGGCCAGTCCGCTGTCATCGCCGAGGCGCTGCCGGAGTCGACCGTGATCATCGACTGTGGCGCGGATTTCCGGCTGCGGGATGCCGCCGCGTGGGGGAAGTACTACGGCAGCGCGCATGCCGGCACCTGGCCCTACGGTCTGCCCGAATTGCCGGGCGGCCGTGAGTCTTTGCGCGGCGCGAAACGGATCGCCGTCCCCGGCTGCTACCCGACGGTGTCGAGTGTGGCACTGGCGCCCGCCATCGCCGCGGGCATCATCGAGCCGTCGGTGCACGTCGTCGCGGTGAGCGGCACGTCGGGCGCGGGCCGCAAACTCGATGTGAGCCTGCTGGGCTCGGAGGTGATGGGCTCGGTCCGCGCGTACAGCATCGCGGGCGCGCACCGGCACACCCCCGAGATCGCGCAGAACCTGAAGGCAGCCGGCGGCCAAGACGTCGCGGTGTCGTTCACCCCCGTGCTCGCCCCGATGCCGCGCGGCATCCTGGCGACCTGCACCGCGCGCACCACCGTGGACGCGGCGGAGGCCCGTGCGGTCTACGAAAAGGCTTACGCCGACGAACCTTTCGTGCACTTGCTGCCCGAAGGTGTGCTGCCGCAGACCGGTTCGGTGCTCGGCTCCAACGCCATCACCTTGCAGGTGGCGGTGGACGCCGACGCGGGTCTGCTCGTGGTGGTCGGCGCGATCGACAACTTGACCAAGGGCACCGCGGGCGCCGCGGTGCAATCCATGAACCTGGCCCTCGGATTCGAAGAGACCGAAGGACTTTCCACCGTAGGAGTGGCACCGTGA
- a CDS encoding SAM-dependent methyltransferase: MRSDDDSWDITSSVGLTALGVAAMRASETRRPDALFADPFAEILVTAAGSPVWTRLVRGELGPDEQGVAESYAPLVASIVARTCYFDAYFAAAEAAGIRQFVLVASGLDSRAYRMDWPAGSVVFELDLPAVLDFKAAALTGHEPRADRRAVPVDLRQDWPKALQHNGFDPGAATAWLVEGLLRYLPADAQDRLLDDIVALSAPGSRVGLNTMLEQSASDGERAAHSVHLDLGIDLEQLLYPMEGRAHPVEWFDRRGWSTFAGDPVEVLTGHGRTVTTAEADEIGHHLLMTAIRPGGDSTR; encoded by the coding sequence ATGCGCAGCGACGACGACAGTTGGGACATCACCAGCAGCGTGGGGCTCACCGCGCTCGGTGTGGCCGCCATGCGGGCTTCGGAAACCCGGCGGCCGGACGCCCTGTTCGCTGATCCGTTCGCCGAGATCCTGGTGACCGCCGCCGGTTCGCCGGTATGGACCCGGCTCGTGCGTGGTGAACTCGGCCCGGACGAGCAGGGTGTGGCCGAGTCCTATGCACCGCTGGTCGCCAGTATCGTCGCTCGCACGTGCTACTTCGACGCGTACTTCGCGGCTGCCGAAGCCGCGGGCATCCGGCAGTTCGTCCTGGTTGCCTCGGGTTTGGACTCGCGGGCCTATCGCATGGACTGGCCTGCAGGCAGCGTCGTGTTCGAGCTCGACCTGCCCGCGGTGCTGGACTTCAAAGCCGCCGCGCTGACCGGGCACGAGCCCCGTGCCGACCGCCGCGCGGTGCCGGTGGATCTGCGCCAGGATTGGCCGAAAGCATTGCAGCACAATGGATTCGATCCAGGAGCGGCGACCGCCTGGCTGGTCGAGGGCCTGCTGCGCTATCTGCCGGCCGACGCCCAGGATCGGTTGCTGGATGACATCGTCGCCCTGAGCGCCCCGGGTAGCCGGGTCGGACTGAACACCATGCTGGAACAGTCGGCGTCGGACGGGGAACGCGCCGCGCACAGCGTGCACCTGGACCTCGGGATCGACCTCGAGCAGTTGCTCTACCCCATGGAGGGGCGCGCGCACCCCGTCGAATGGTTCGACCGTCGCGGCTGGAGCACCTTCGCCGGTGACCCGGTCGAGGTCCTGACCGGCCACGGTCGCACCGTCACCACCGCCGAGGCCGACGAGATCGGCCACCACCTACTGATGACCGCAATCCGACCCGGAGGAGACAGCACACGATGA
- a CDS encoding acetylornithine transaminase, with the protein MSTVEEMQSRWNTVMMNNYGTPKVALVRGSGAVVYDADGKRYLDFLGGIAVNSLGHGHPAIIEAVTGQLGTLGHTSNLYVTEPALELAEKLLSHFGDGHGRAFFCNSGTEANEAAFKIARLTGRTKIVACQEAFHGRTMGSLALTGQPAKRAPFEPMPPGVVHVPYGDADALEAVVDSDTAAVFLEPIMGESGVIVPPMDYLARAREITARHGALLVLDEVQTGIGRCGKFYAHQAFGIVPDVITLAKGLGGGLPIGAVLATGPAADLLTPGLHGTTFGGNAVCAAAALAVLRTIDSEDLLAHVEALGKHIVDGIEGLDHPLIDHVRGAGLLLGIGLTQDISAEVEVRARAAGYLINAPKPDTIRLAPPLVLTETQADNFVADLPEILDGAVEDAKGTK; encoded by the coding sequence ATGAGCACTGTCGAAGAAATGCAGTCGCGGTGGAACACCGTGATGATGAACAACTACGGCACCCCGAAGGTCGCGCTGGTGCGCGGCTCGGGCGCGGTGGTCTACGACGCCGACGGCAAGCGCTACCTCGATTTCCTCGGCGGTATCGCGGTGAATTCGCTCGGCCACGGGCATCCGGCGATCATCGAGGCGGTCACCGGCCAGCTCGGCACGCTCGGGCACACCTCGAACCTGTATGTCACCGAGCCGGCGCTGGAGCTGGCCGAAAAGTTGTTGTCGCACTTCGGCGACGGTCACGGGCGGGCGTTCTTCTGTAACTCCGGCACCGAGGCCAACGAGGCGGCGTTCAAGATCGCGCGGCTGACCGGGCGCACCAAAATCGTTGCCTGCCAGGAAGCTTTCCACGGCCGGACCATGGGTTCGCTGGCGCTGACGGGTCAGCCCGCCAAGCGCGCGCCGTTCGAGCCGATGCCGCCCGGTGTCGTGCACGTGCCCTACGGCGACGCGGACGCCCTCGAAGCGGTGGTCGATTCCGACACCGCCGCGGTGTTCTTGGAGCCGATCATGGGGGAGAGCGGCGTCATCGTGCCCCCGATGGATTACCTGGCCCGGGCCCGGGAGATCACCGCCCGCCACGGCGCGCTGCTGGTGCTCGACGAGGTGCAGACCGGCATCGGCCGGTGCGGAAAGTTCTACGCGCACCAGGCTTTCGGCATCGTGCCGGACGTGATCACCCTCGCGAAGGGCCTCGGCGGCGGCCTGCCCATCGGCGCGGTGCTGGCCACCGGACCGGCTGCGGACCTGCTCACCCCGGGCCTGCACGGCACCACGTTCGGCGGCAATGCCGTGTGCGCGGCGGCGGCGCTGGCGGTGCTGCGCACCATCGACTCCGAAGACCTGCTCGCCCATGTGGAAGCGCTGGGCAAGCACATCGTCGACGGCATCGAAGGGCTGGACCATCCGCTGATCGACCACGTGCGCGGCGCCGGTCTGCTGCTGGGAATCGGACTGACCCAAGACATTTCGGCCGAGGTCGAGGTTCGCGCCCGGGCCGCCGGATACCTGATCAACGCCCCCAAGCCCGATACCATCCGCCTCGCGCCCCCGCTGGTGCTCACCGAGACCCAGGCCGACAACTTCGTCGCCGACCTGCCCGAGATTCTCGACGGTGCGGTCGAAGACGCGAAGGGAACCAAATGA
- a CDS encoding multidrug efflux SMR transporter, with the protein MTLLLLALAIVSEITATISLKLSEGFSKLVPSIIVVIGYCAAFFFLSQALKRGMSIGVAYGIWSAIGVAAVATIGALFLGERLTLVQIGGIGLVILGVLALELGAAH; encoded by the coding sequence ATGACCCTCCTGCTGCTGGCGCTGGCCATCGTCTCCGAGATCACCGCGACCATCTCGCTGAAACTGTCCGAGGGGTTCAGCAAGCTGGTGCCGTCGATCATCGTGGTGATCGGCTACTGCGCGGCGTTCTTCTTCCTGTCTCAGGCGTTGAAGCGCGGCATGAGTATCGGTGTCGCCTACGGCATCTGGTCGGCTATCGGTGTGGCCGCGGTCGCCACGATCGGCGCGCTGTTCTTGGGCGAACGGCTCACGCTCGTGCAGATCGGGGGGATCGGCTTGGTCATCCTCGGTGTGCTGGCGCTGGAACTCGGTGCGGCGCACTGA
- the argH gene encoding argininosuccinate lyase yields MSSDSHGTNEGALWGGRFASGPAAAMAALSKSTHFDWVLAPYDIRASKAHARVLHKAGLLSDGDLSGMLAGLEQLAADVDSGAFGPVESDEDVHGALERGLIERVGTELGGRLRAGRSRNDQVATLFRMWLRDAVRRVAFGVLEVVDALVAQAAAHPDAVMPGKTHLQAAQPVLLAHHLLAHAHPLLRDIDRLRDFDKRAAVSPYGSGALAGSSLGLDPEQIAAELDFDASAANSIDATSSRDFAAEAAFVLAMIGVDLSRMAEEVIIWSTPEFGYITLADAWSTGSSIMPQKKNPDVSELTRGKAGRLIGNLTGLLSTLKAQPLAYNRDLQEDKEPLFDSVAQLELLLPAIAGLVSTLTFHTDRMAELAPAGFTLATDIAEWLVRQGVPFRVAHEAAGACVKAAESRGVGLDTLTDAEFAAIDPALTPQVREVLTVQGSIASRNARGGTAGVQVAAQLDEIRTDVTELRSWLH; encoded by the coding sequence ATGAGCAGCGACAGCCACGGCACCAACGAAGGCGCGCTCTGGGGTGGACGTTTCGCGTCCGGTCCGGCGGCGGCCATGGCGGCGCTGAGCAAGTCGACGCATTTCGATTGGGTGTTGGCGCCGTACGACATTCGCGCGTCCAAGGCGCACGCCCGGGTGCTGCACAAGGCCGGTCTGCTCTCCGACGGTGACCTGTCCGGCATGCTCGCCGGCCTGGAACAGCTCGCCGCCGACGTGGATTCGGGGGCCTTCGGTCCCGTCGAGTCCGACGAGGACGTGCACGGTGCGCTGGAGCGCGGACTGATCGAACGGGTCGGCACCGAACTCGGCGGCCGGCTGCGGGCCGGGCGTTCCCGCAACGATCAGGTCGCCACCCTGTTCCGGATGTGGCTGCGAGATGCCGTGCGGCGCGTCGCCTTCGGTGTGCTCGAAGTGGTCGACGCGCTGGTCGCCCAGGCCGCCGCGCACCCGGATGCGGTGATGCCCGGCAAGACCCACCTGCAGGCCGCCCAGCCCGTGCTGCTGGCCCATCACCTGCTGGCGCACGCGCACCCGCTGCTGCGCGATATCGATCGGCTGCGTGACTTCGACAAGCGGGCGGCGGTGTCCCCGTACGGTTCCGGCGCGCTGGCGGGTTCCTCACTCGGCCTGGATCCCGAGCAGATCGCGGCCGAACTGGATTTCGATGCTTCGGCGGCGAATTCGATCGACGCGACCTCCTCCCGCGACTTCGCGGCCGAAGCGGCCTTCGTCCTCGCCATGATCGGCGTCGACCTGAGCCGCATGGCCGAAGAGGTAATCATCTGGAGCACACCGGAATTCGGTTACATCACGCTGGCCGACGCCTGGTCCACCGGATCCTCGATCATGCCGCAGAAGAAGAACCCGGATGTCTCTGAGTTGACCCGCGGCAAGGCGGGCCGGCTCATCGGCAACCTCACCGGTCTGCTCTCCACCCTGAAAGCCCAGCCCCTGGCCTACAACCGCGATCTGCAAGAAGACAAGGAACCGCTCTTCGATTCGGTCGCCCAGCTGGAACTCCTGCTGCCCGCGATCGCCGGCCTGGTCTCCACCTTGACCTTCCACACCGACCGCATGGCCGAACTCGCACCCGCCGGTTTCACTCTCGCCACCGATATCGCCGAATGGCTTGTCCGCCAGGGTGTTCCGTTCCGGGTTGCGCACGAAGCGGCCGGCGCCTGCGTGAAGGCAGCCGAATCCCGCGGCGTCGGCCTCGACACTCTCACCGACGCGGAATTCGCCGCTATCGATCCGGCTCTCACCCCGCAGGTTCGCGAAGTTCTCACCGTCCAGGGCTCCATCGCCTCGCGCAACGCCCGCGGCGGCACCGCGGGAGTCCAGGTCGCCGCCCAGCTCGACGAAATCCGCACGGACGTAACCGAACTCCGCAGCTGGTTGCACTGA
- a CDS encoding argininosuccinate synthase: MSERVVLAYSGGLDTSVAISWIAKETGAEVVAVAIDLGQGGEDMNAVRQRALDCGAVEAIVVDARDEFADEYCLPTIQANAMYMGQYPLVSAISRPLIVKHLVEAAKFHNATTVSHGCTGKGNDQVRFEVGIGALAPDLEVIAPVRDYAWTREKAIAFAEENKLPINVSKKSPFSIDQNVWGRAVETGFLEDLWNAPTKDVYDYTADPTVNFEAPDELIITFDKGVPVAIDGKPVSVLEAIVELNQRAGRQGVGRLDMVEDRLVGIKSREIYEAPGAIALITAHQALENVTIERELGRYKRQVEQRWAELAYDGLWFSPLKRALDAFIAETQQSVSGDIRMVLHGGSAVVNGRRSEQSLYDFNLATYDEGDTFDQSLAKGFVQIHGLSSKVAARRDLNQK, from the coding sequence ATGTCCGAGCGCGTCGTACTCGCCTACTCCGGTGGGCTTGACACCTCCGTCGCCATCAGCTGGATCGCGAAGGAGACCGGCGCCGAGGTCGTGGCCGTCGCCATCGATCTGGGCCAGGGTGGCGAGGACATGAACGCGGTGCGCCAGCGCGCGCTGGACTGCGGCGCCGTGGAGGCCATCGTGGTCGACGCGCGCGACGAGTTCGCCGACGAATACTGCCTGCCCACCATCCAGGCCAACGCCATGTACATGGGCCAGTACCCCCTCGTCTCCGCGATCAGCCGCCCGCTGATCGTCAAGCACCTGGTCGAGGCGGCCAAGTTCCACAACGCGACCACCGTGTCGCACGGCTGCACCGGCAAGGGCAACGACCAGGTCCGCTTCGAGGTCGGCATCGGCGCGCTCGCGCCCGACCTCGAGGTCATCGCCCCGGTCCGCGACTACGCCTGGACCCGGGAGAAGGCCATCGCCTTCGCCGAGGAGAACAAGCTCCCGATCAACGTCAGCAAGAAGTCGCCGTTCTCCATCGACCAGAACGTGTGGGGCCGCGCCGTCGAGACCGGCTTCCTCGAGGATCTGTGGAACGCGCCGACCAAGGACGTCTACGACTACACCGCCGACCCGACGGTCAACTTCGAGGCACCCGACGAGCTCATCATCACCTTCGACAAGGGTGTCCCGGTCGCCATCGACGGCAAGCCGGTCAGCGTGCTCGAGGCCATCGTGGAGCTGAACCAGCGCGCCGGCCGTCAGGGCGTCGGCCGCCTGGACATGGTCGAGGACCGGCTCGTCGGCATCAAGAGCCGCGAGATCTACGAGGCCCCCGGCGCCATCGCGCTGATCACCGCGCACCAGGCCCTGGAAAACGTCACCATCGAGCGCGAACTGGGCCGCTACAAGCGTCAGGTCGAGCAGCGCTGGGCCGAGCTGGCCTACGACGGCCTGTGGTTCTCCCCGCTCAAGCGCGCGCTGGACGCCTTCATCGCCGAGACCCAGCAGAGCGTCTCCGGCGATATCCGGATGGTCCTGCACGGCGGCTCCGCGGTGGTCAACGGCCGTCGCTCCGAGCAGTCGCTCTACGACTTCAACCTGGCCACCTACGACGAGGGCGACACCTTCGACCAGTCGCTGGCCAAGGGTTTCGTGCAGATTCACGGCCTGTCCTCGAAGGTCGCCGCGCGCCGCGACCTGAACCAGAAGTAA
- the argB gene encoding acetylglutamate kinase yields MTDVLHNLSALDKAHVLADALPWLQKFRDKIVVVKYGGNAMIDDDLKRAFAADMAFLRTVGVHPVVVHGGGPQISAMLKKLGLQGEFRGGFRVTTPEVMDVVRMVLFGQVGRELVGLINAHGPYAVGISGEDAHLFTATRRTVDVEGIATDIGLVGDVTSVNPDAVLDLIAAGRIPVVSTIAPDAGGVVHNINADTAAAALAEGIGAEKLVVLTDVEGLYTDWPDRSSLTSRIDADELAKLLPRLDAGMVPKMEACLRAVEGGVPTAHVIDGRVPHSVLLELFTGEGIGTMVTPAGAPDGTKS; encoded by the coding sequence ATGACCGATGTGCTGCACAACCTTTCGGCCTTGGACAAGGCGCACGTCCTAGCCGATGCCCTGCCCTGGTTGCAGAAGTTCCGCGACAAGATCGTCGTCGTGAAGTACGGCGGCAACGCCATGATCGACGATGACCTCAAGCGCGCCTTCGCCGCCGACATGGCGTTCCTGCGCACCGTCGGCGTGCACCCGGTGGTGGTGCACGGCGGTGGTCCGCAGATCAGCGCGATGCTGAAAAAGCTCGGCCTGCAAGGAGAATTCCGCGGCGGCTTCCGGGTCACCACACCCGAGGTGATGGATGTGGTGCGGATGGTGCTGTTCGGTCAGGTCGGCCGGGAACTGGTGGGCTTGATCAACGCGCACGGCCCGTACGCGGTCGGTATCTCCGGGGAGGACGCACACCTGTTCACCGCGACGCGCCGCACCGTCGACGTGGAAGGCATCGCCACCGATATCGGCCTGGTCGGCGACGTCACCTCGGTCAACCCGGACGCGGTGCTGGATCTCATTGCGGCGGGCCGGATTCCGGTGGTCTCCACCATCGCCCCCGACGCCGGCGGTGTGGTGCACAACATCAACGCCGACACCGCGGCGGCCGCGCTCGCCGAGGGCATCGGTGCGGAAAAGCTGGTGGTGCTGACCGACGTCGAAGGCCTGTACACCGATTGGCCGGACCGCTCCTCGCTGACCTCGCGCATCGACGCCGACGAGCTGGCGAAGCTGCTGCCGCGGCTGGATGCGGGCATGGTGCCGAAGATGGAGGCCTGTCTGCGCGCCGTCGAGGGCGGGGTGCCGACCGCGCACGTCATCGACGGACGGGTGCCGCACTCGGTGCTGCTGGAACTGTTCACCGGAGAAGGAATCGGAACAATGGTGACGCCTGCCGGCGCACCGGACGGAACGAAATCATGA
- a CDS encoding ATP-binding cassette domain-containing protein, whose translation MTSEEQSPEAGGGAVALEARGLIKRYGGVEALRGANFQVRAGEVVALIGDNGAGKSTLVKSLSGAEQPDGGTILLDGKPVVLNTPTAARKLGIETVYQDLAVAPDLDPAANLFLGRELVRRGIAGKLGMLDKAAMRSQAVEHFRRLGVTLQRADVPIGSLSGGQRQSVAVARAVMWASKVVFMDEPTAALGVVQRERVLDVIRRVRDEGIAVVLISHNMPEVLAVADRIEVLRLGKRVARFTAAEATLEHLVAAMTGALSQEEAA comes from the coding sequence ATGACGTCGGAGGAACAGTCGCCCGAAGCGGGCGGTGGTGCTGTCGCGCTGGAAGCCCGCGGGCTGATCAAGCGGTACGGCGGCGTGGAAGCACTGCGCGGGGCCAACTTTCAGGTACGCGCCGGTGAGGTCGTCGCCCTGATCGGGGACAACGGCGCGGGCAAATCGACTCTGGTGAAAAGCCTTTCGGGCGCCGAGCAACCCGACGGCGGGACCATCCTGCTGGACGGAAAACCGGTCGTGCTGAACACCCCGACCGCCGCGCGCAAACTCGGCATCGAAACCGTGTACCAGGACCTCGCGGTCGCTCCCGATCTGGATCCGGCCGCCAATCTGTTCCTCGGACGCGAGCTGGTGCGCCGGGGGATCGCGGGCAAACTCGGCATGCTGGACAAGGCCGCGATGAGAAGCCAAGCGGTGGAGCACTTCCGGCGTCTCGGGGTCACGCTGCAACGGGCCGATGTGCCGATCGGCTCGCTCTCCGGCGGGCAGCGGCAGAGCGTCGCCGTGGCCCGGGCTGTCATGTGGGCCAGCAAGGTCGTGTTCATGGACGAGCCGACCGCCGCCCTCGGAGTGGTCCAGCGTGAGCGGGTGCTCGACGTCATCCGCCGGGTCCGCGACGAAGGCATCGCGGTGGTGCTGATCAGTCACAACATGCCGGAGGTGCTCGCGGTGGCCGATCGGATCGAGGTGCTGCGGCTCGGGAAGCGCGTGGCCCGATTCACCGCCGCCGAAGCCACCTTGGAGCATCTGGTCGCCGCCATGACGGGCGCGTTGTCGCAGGAGGAGGCCGCGTGA
- the argJ gene encoding bifunctional glutamate N-acetyltransferase/amino-acid acetyltransferase ArgJ, giving the protein MTTTETNSGKLVRNQGVTAPLGFRAAGIAAGIKASGKPDLALVLNEGPEFAAAGVFTRNQVKAAPVLWSQQVLTSGRLRAVILNSGGANACTGPGGFQDTHQTAEELAKVLSNWGAETGAGEIAVCSTGLIGDRLPMDKLLPGITEIVHEMGGGISGGTDAAHAIMTTDTVPKEAAFHHKDKWNVGGMAKGAGMLAPSLATMLVVLTTDAVATPEQLDSALRKATRLTFDRLDVDGSCSTNDTVLLQANGASAVTPSQEELDAAVLAVCDDLATQLMADAEGVTKRVRVYVKGAVSEDEALIAARAIARDSLVKTALFGSDPNWGRVLAAVGIAPITLDANRISVSFNGNPVCVDSVGAPGAREVDLSGEDIEVLVELNVGTGEAMVRTTDLSHGYVEENSAYSS; this is encoded by the coding sequence GTGACGACGACCGAAACCAACTCTGGCAAGCTGGTTCGGAACCAGGGCGTGACCGCCCCGCTCGGCTTCCGGGCGGCGGGTATCGCCGCGGGCATCAAGGCCAGCGGCAAGCCGGATCTGGCGCTCGTGCTCAACGAGGGCCCCGAATTCGCGGCGGCCGGCGTGTTCACCCGCAACCAGGTGAAGGCCGCGCCGGTGCTGTGGTCGCAGCAGGTGCTGACCTCCGGCCGGTTGCGCGCCGTCATTCTCAATTCTGGTGGGGCGAACGCCTGCACGGGCCCCGGCGGCTTCCAGGACACCCACCAGACCGCCGAAGAATTGGCAAAAGTCTTGAGCAACTGGGGCGCCGAGACCGGCGCGGGCGAGATCGCGGTCTGCTCAACGGGTTTGATCGGTGACCGGCTCCCGATGGACAAGCTGCTCCCCGGCATCACCGAGATCGTGCATGAAATGGGCGGCGGCATCTCCGGCGGCACCGACGCCGCGCACGCCATCATGACCACCGACACCGTGCCGAAGGAAGCCGCGTTCCACCACAAGGACAAGTGGAACGTGGGCGGCATGGCCAAGGGCGCGGGCATGCTCGCCCCGTCGCTGGCCACCATGCTGGTCGTGCTCACCACCGATGCCGTCGCCACGCCCGAGCAGCTGGATTCCGCGCTGCGCAAGGCGACCCGGCTCACCTTCGACCGGCTCGACGTGGACGGCTCCTGCTCGACCAACGACACCGTGCTGCTGCAGGCCAACGGCGCCAGCGCCGTCACGCCGTCGCAGGAGGAGCTCGACGCCGCGGTGCTCGCGGTCTGCGACGACCTGGCGACGCAGCTGATGGCCGACGCGGAGGGCGTCACCAAGCGGGTGCGGGTCTACGTCAAGGGTGCGGTCAGCGAGGACGAGGCACTGATCGCGGCGCGTGCCATCGCCCGCGACAGCCTGGTCAAGACAGCGCTTTTCGGCTCCGACCCGAACTGGGGCCGGGTGCTCGCCGCCGTCGGCATCGCCCCGATCACCCTGGACGCGAACCGGATCTCGGTGTCGTTCAACGGTAATCCGGTCTGCGTCGACAGCGTCGGCGCTCCGGGAGCGCGTGAGGTCGACCTGTCCGGCGAGGACATCGAGGTGCTCGTCGAACTGAACGTCGGTACCGGTGAGGCGATGGTGCGCACCACCGACCTCTCCCACGGCTACGTCGAAGAGAACTCGGCATACAGCTCATGA